A section of the Candidatus Baltobacteraceae bacterium genome encodes:
- the mreC gene encoding rod shape-determining protein MreC, which translates to MITVIIIAAIVALVQISAERSGEESPIATAATSLFGITEVAISTSVDALRSAGTGIVSLPGLVHENARLRDENQKLVQENARLHELASIYASETTIRPIVDLYHGVEARVVGFPPENESQAVTIDKGSISGVHRDDGVLDANGVVGRIASVGPFSSTVVLITDYTSRIPAVVRRGRWWGIARGNLSSVRMEYIPEDAPLHAGDVIVTGEGRSFHAGVPIGNVVSIERGDTTLYQTAVVKPAAALGALDRVVVVPQ; encoded by the coding sequence TTGATCACCGTTATCATCATTGCGGCGATCGTTGCGCTCGTGCAAATCAGTGCCGAGCGCTCGGGCGAAGAGAGTCCGATCGCAACGGCGGCAACGTCGCTCTTCGGTATTACCGAGGTCGCGATTTCGACCAGCGTGGACGCGCTGCGTTCGGCCGGCACGGGTATCGTTTCGCTCCCGGGACTCGTGCACGAGAACGCGCGGCTGCGCGACGAGAATCAGAAGCTCGTTCAAGAGAACGCGCGACTGCACGAGCTCGCTTCGATTTACGCATCGGAGACGACGATCCGTCCGATCGTCGACCTGTACCACGGCGTCGAAGCGCGTGTCGTCGGCTTCCCGCCCGAGAACGAGTCGCAAGCCGTCACGATCGATAAGGGCTCGATTTCCGGCGTGCATCGCGACGATGGGGTCCTCGACGCCAACGGCGTCGTCGGACGCATCGCGTCGGTCGGACCGTTCTCGAGTACGGTCGTCTTGATCACCGACTACACCAGCCGCATTCCCGCGGTCGTGCGGCGCGGACGCTGGTGGGGCATCGCGCGCGGAAATCTCAGCAGCGTGCGCATGGAGTATATTCCCGAAGACGCACCGCTGCACGCCGGCGACGTGATCGTCACCGGCGAAGGGCGATCGTTCCACGCCGGCGTTCCGATCGGGAACGTCGTTTCGATCGAACGCGGCGACACGACGCTGTATCAAACCGCGGTGGTCAAACCCGCCGCAGCGTTGGGTGCTCTCGATCGCGTTGTCGTTGTCCCGCAGTAG
- a CDS encoding Maf family protein: MSEPCPLTRIILASASPRRLELLRSLGLDVEVAPSGYHEPDSPQLTPAELAVAHAREKLAAAIAKIGDSAVPVVAADTVVDVDGAALNKPADEADAVRMLSVLSGREHLVHTAFALAVPGGETINERSTTVVRFYRLTPDEIGDYVATGEPLDKAGAYGIQGLAAALVESIMGDFYTVMGFPLARFVRTLRRLGFALPLPKNQIT, from the coding sequence ATGAGCGAGCCCTGTCCCCTCACGAGAATTATCTTAGCGAGCGCGTCGCCGCGCCGTTTGGAGCTGCTCCGTTCGCTCGGGCTTGACGTCGAGGTTGCGCCCAGCGGCTACCACGAGCCCGACTCGCCGCAGCTCACCCCGGCCGAGCTTGCCGTCGCGCACGCCCGCGAAAAGCTGGCCGCCGCGATCGCCAAGATCGGTGACTCCGCCGTACCGGTCGTCGCCGCCGATACCGTGGTCGACGTCGATGGGGCCGCGCTCAACAAGCCGGCGGACGAAGCCGACGCGGTCCGGATGCTCTCCGTGCTCTCGGGCCGCGAGCACCTCGTGCACACCGCCTTTGCGCTGGCCGTGCCCGGGGGCGAAACGATCAATGAACGCTCGACGACCGTAGTTCGCTTTTACCGGCTGACGCCGGACGAGATCGGCGACTACGTTGCAACCGGGGAACCGCTCGATAAAGCGGGTGCCTACGGCATTCAGGGGCTTGCCGCCGCGCTGGTGGAGTCGATCATGGGCGACTTTTATACCGTCATGGGCTTTCCGTTGGCGCGCTTCGTTCGCACGCTGCGCCGGTTGGGATTTGCGTTGCCCTTGCCGAAGAATCAAATAACGTAG
- the mreD gene encoding rod shape-determining protein MreD → MSRSRPTASPKRRFAPYTGPQWHIVALVLAAAVVAQATLLHFLAIRGATPSLVLVAVVWFAIRVDVRNAAIYGLFAGICEDVLAAGTGGAWTISTTATAMLTSVLSRGFFADSIPIVAAVTAIATLVRALIFWTVMSLEGYPGGLAGLHFHQALWQALLDVVVMIVAMLIARRFETTPRS, encoded by the coding sequence TTGTCCCGCAGTAGACCAACCGCTTCTCCGAAACGCCGCTTCGCTCCGTACACCGGACCGCAGTGGCATATCGTCGCGCTCGTGCTCGCGGCGGCCGTGGTCGCGCAGGCGACGCTCTTACACTTTCTCGCGATTCGGGGTGCGACGCCGAGCCTCGTGCTGGTCGCAGTCGTCTGGTTTGCCATCCGCGTCGACGTGCGAAACGCCGCAATTTATGGGCTTTTTGCGGGAATTTGCGAGGACGTGCTGGCGGCCGGAACGGGCGGCGCGTGGACGATTTCGACGACCGCGACCGCGATGCTCACCAGCGTGCTGTCGCGCGGATTCTTCGCCGATTCGATTCCGATCGTCGCCGCGGTGACCGCAATCGCGACGCTCGTGCGCGCGCTCATTTTCTGGACGGTTATGTCGCTCGAAGGGTATCCGGGCGGCTTGGCCGGACTGCATTTCCATCAAGCGTTGTGGCAAGCGCTGCTCGACGTCGTCGTGATGATCGTTGCCATGCTGATCGCGCGCCGCTTCGAAACGACGCCGCGTTCGTGA
- a CDS encoding ATP-binding cassette domain-containing protein — MAEVAVALRDLRKRYGTLEAVRGITFDVEKGEIFGFIGPDGAGKTTTFEILAGVMNPTSGEVDVFGRSARDARLKTGYLTQGFTLYHDLTVMENIRYIGDLRLAPPDTVVARGRHYLGLFGMAQFEDRLAGNLSGGMQKKLALACALVPQPNVLLLDEPTTGVDPVSRREFWDSLAHLANEGLTILVATPYLDEAERCNRVAFMHLGEIKELDTPDRLRKSLHAQRLEVYLNDLRQVGAAVRAIEPRSGVVDVQRFGDHLDVLADDAHVQSVQSDVTSVLSRDGIAVGEVRTDEPTLENVFVASIRASDPPLDCGPFPLKRAPVDRPNDVAIGAQSLVKRFGTFTAVDRLSLEVRFGEVYGLLGANGAGKTTTIRMLCGLLGPTSGSTILAGVSGNVRSGDVRRRVGYMSQKFSLYDDLTIAENLEFFAGVYGVPKDERDEKIAWVLDFAGLRGKEEEITGSLPGGWKQRVAFGSAIMHEPTVLFLDEPTSGVDPIARRSFWSMIDQLAEAGTAVLVTTHYLEEAEQCNRLGFMAAGKLIAQGTPTEVKARQHGSLIEIRVDDLQKAVAVLQGARERVSLFGDRLHVVVDGDAGTAVSALTAQLEGAGVRVIAARRAQFSLEDVFIGAVERAEAAA; from the coding sequence GTGGCCGAAGTAGCGGTCGCACTTCGCGACCTGCGTAAGCGTTACGGCACCCTCGAAGCCGTGCGCGGCATTACGTTCGACGTCGAAAAAGGCGAGATTTTCGGCTTCATTGGGCCCGACGGCGCCGGGAAAACGACGACCTTCGAAATTCTCGCCGGCGTCATGAATCCCACGTCGGGCGAAGTCGACGTCTTTGGACGATCCGCGCGCGACGCGCGCTTGAAAACCGGCTATCTGACGCAAGGCTTCACGCTCTATCACGATCTCACCGTGATGGAAAACATCCGCTACATCGGCGACCTGCGCTTGGCGCCGCCCGATACCGTGGTCGCGCGCGGCCGGCATTATCTCGGACTGTTCGGCATGGCGCAGTTCGAAGACCGGCTCGCGGGCAATCTCAGCGGCGGCATGCAAAAGAAGCTCGCGTTAGCGTGTGCGCTCGTTCCGCAGCCCAACGTGCTGCTGCTCGACGAACCGACGACGGGCGTCGATCCGGTCTCGCGGCGCGAGTTTTGGGATTCGCTCGCGCACTTGGCCAACGAAGGGTTGACGATTCTCGTCGCGACGCCGTACTTGGACGAAGCGGAACGCTGCAACCGCGTCGCGTTCATGCATTTGGGCGAAATCAAAGAGCTCGACACGCCCGATCGTCTGCGCAAGAGCCTGCACGCGCAGCGCCTCGAGGTGTATTTAAACGATCTGCGCCAGGTCGGTGCCGCCGTGCGTGCGATCGAGCCGCGCTCCGGCGTCGTCGACGTGCAGCGTTTCGGCGATCATCTCGACGTCTTAGCCGACGACGCGCACGTGCAGAGCGTGCAGAGCGACGTAACGTCGGTGCTGTCGCGCGACGGAATCGCGGTCGGCGAAGTCCGCACCGACGAACCCACCTTGGAAAACGTCTTCGTGGCGTCGATCCGCGCGTCGGATCCCCCACTCGACTGCGGTCCGTTTCCGCTCAAGCGCGCGCCGGTCGATCGTCCCAACGACGTCGCCATCGGTGCGCAGTCGCTGGTCAAACGCTTTGGGACCTTTACCGCGGTCGACCGGTTGAGCCTCGAGGTGCGCTTTGGCGAAGTCTACGGGCTGCTCGGCGCCAACGGCGCGGGCAAGACGACGACGATCCGCATGCTGTGCGGCTTGCTGGGACCGACGTCGGGATCGACGATTCTCGCCGGCGTCAGCGGCAACGTTCGTTCCGGCGACGTGCGCCGGCGCGTCGGCTACATGTCGCAGAAGTTTTCGCTCTACGACGATTTGACGATCGCCGAGAACCTCGAGTTCTTCGCCGGCGTGTACGGCGTGCCCAAAGACGAACGCGACGAGAAGATCGCGTGGGTGCTCGACTTTGCCGGACTGCGCGGCAAAGAAGAGGAGATCACGGGCAGCCTGCCCGGCGGCTGGAAGCAGCGCGTCGCGTTCGGCTCGGCGATCATGCACGAACCGACGGTCCTGTTTTTGGACGAGCCGACCTCGGGCGTCGACCCGATCGCGCGCCGCAGTTTCTGGAGCATGATCGATCAGCTGGCCGAGGCCGGCACCGCCGTGCTCGTCACGACGCACTATTTAGAAGAAGCCGAACAGTGTAACCGGCTCGGCTTCATGGCCGCCGGCAAGCTGATCGCCCAAGGCACCCCGACCGAAGTGAAGGCGCGCCAGCACGGTTCGCTGATCGAGATCCGGGTCGACGATCTGCAAAAGGCCGTCGCCGTGCTGCAAGGCGCACGCGAGCGCGTCTCGCTCTTTGGCGACCGGCTGCACGTCGTGGTCGACGGGGACGCCGGCACGGCGGTGAGCGCCTTGACCGCGCAACTCGAAGGCGCGGGCGTGCGCGTCATCGCCGCGCGCCGCGCCCAGTTCTCGCTCGAAGACGTCTTCATCGGTGCGGTCGAACGCGCCGAGGCGGCCGCCTGA
- a CDS encoding HlyD family efflux transporter periplasmic adaptor subunit produces MDQRLLQAALMAAAVVLPSISGCSGAPGNTVALSGRIEGDDSAVASKLPGRVLAVRVREGDMVSAGEVIATLDDAQARATVAEAEARVSAAQRQVPVLQAQLRQAQLGTEQASVGASGDVSAAQSQVAASDSQLSQAQAAYNLAAYNEKMAKNLFKTGDVSELQRNRAVSDAQQAQATLDAARQRTQAAQGQLRSASATLSNAPMREQQAAAVSGQINQQTSAVSAAMAQLDQARANLRDLTIRAPFAGTVLTRSAEPGEVLAAGTPVVTLLNLQKVYLRGFVPEGQIARVKLGQSARIYFDDDPKHQHPYDAYVMRIDPEAMFTPENTYFQSDRVQQVFGVKLGLRGGYGSAHPGMPADAEILVGGSWPK; encoded by the coding sequence ATGGATCAACGCCTCCTTCAGGCTGCCCTCATGGCGGCCGCCGTCGTGCTGCCCTCAATTAGTGGTTGCTCGGGAGCGCCCGGCAACACCGTCGCGCTCAGCGGACGGATCGAAGGCGATGACTCGGCCGTTGCCTCAAAACTGCCCGGCCGCGTTCTGGCGGTTCGCGTGCGCGAAGGCGACATGGTGAGCGCAGGTGAGGTGATCGCGACGCTCGACGACGCGCAAGCGCGCGCCACCGTCGCCGAAGCGGAAGCGCGCGTATCGGCCGCGCAGCGGCAAGTCCCGGTGTTGCAGGCACAGCTGCGCCAAGCCCAACTCGGAACCGAGCAAGCCAGCGTCGGCGCATCCGGCGACGTCAGCGCTGCGCAATCCCAAGTCGCGGCGTCCGACTCGCAGCTCTCGCAAGCGCAAGCCGCGTACAACCTCGCCGCCTATAACGAAAAGATGGCGAAGAACCTGTTCAAGACCGGCGACGTGTCGGAGCTGCAGCGCAATCGCGCCGTCTCCGACGCACAGCAGGCTCAAGCGACGCTCGACGCCGCGCGTCAGCGAACGCAGGCGGCGCAGGGTCAGCTCCGGTCGGCAAGCGCGACGTTGAGCAACGCGCCGATGCGCGAACAGCAAGCGGCGGCCGTTTCGGGACAGATCAACCAGCAGACGTCGGCGGTCTCCGCCGCAATGGCGCAGCTCGATCAAGCACGCGCGAACCTGCGCGACTTGACGATTCGCGCGCCGTTTGCCGGAACGGTGCTCACGCGTTCGGCGGAGCCGGGCGAAGTGCTGGCCGCCGGCACCCCGGTCGTGACGTTGCTCAACCTGCAGAAAGTGTATCTGCGCGGATTCGTCCCCGAAGGGCAGATCGCACGCGTCAAGCTCGGTCAATCCGCACGGATCTATTTCGATGACGATCCCAAGCACCAACATCCGTATGACGCATACGTGATGCGCATCGATCCCGAAGCGATGTTCACGCCGGAGAACACGTACTTTCAAAGCGACCGCGTGCAGCAGGTTTTCGGCGTCAAGTTAGGCCTTCGCGGCGGCTACGGCTCCGCGCATCCGGGAATGCCTGCCGACGCTGAGATTCTCGTCGGCGGATCGTGGCCGAAGTAG